The following are encoded in a window of Cycloclasticus pugetii PS-1 genomic DNA:
- a CDS encoding DUF1365 domain-containing protein has protein sequence MCSVNSKIFTGRVRHRRFKPKENEFQYTIFMLYLDLDELPTLFDRFWLWSLNKPNVASFQTQQYLADENGCIKTAVKHEVKAQLGVVPKGPIRLLTHLSYFGYCFNPVSFYYCFNEDGETLDFIVAQINNTPWNERHCYVLDNRPSDASNSPSKVVRSEFEKTFHVSPFLPMGMRYFWRFNTPSEKLAVYMKNTQDDETFFDVNLSLKRKEINSLNLCAALVTFPLMTWQVIVGIYWQSLKLWLRKTPFYDHPKTHNTK, from the coding sequence ATGTGCTCGGTGAACAGTAAAATATTTACTGGCCGAGTGAGACATCGGCGGTTTAAGCCGAAAGAAAACGAATTTCAATACACTATATTTATGTTGTATTTAGACCTTGATGAATTACCGACGTTGTTTGATCGATTTTGGCTCTGGTCCTTAAATAAACCCAATGTCGCTAGCTTCCAGACTCAACAATATTTAGCGGATGAAAACGGCTGTATAAAAACCGCGGTTAAACATGAAGTTAAAGCACAGTTAGGCGTTGTTCCGAAAGGGCCCATAAGGTTACTGACACATCTGTCTTATTTTGGATATTGCTTTAACCCAGTTTCTTTTTATTATTGCTTTAACGAAGATGGTGAAACGCTTGATTTTATAGTCGCGCAAATTAATAACACGCCGTGGAATGAAAGGCACTGTTATGTTTTAGATAATAGACCCTCCGACGCAAGCAATAGCCCCTCTAAAGTGGTTAGAAGTGAGTTTGAAAAAACATTTCATGTATCGCCATTTTTGCCGATGGGTATGCGCTATTTTTGGCGTTTTAATACGCCGAGTGAAAAATTAGCTGTTTATATGAAAAACACGCAGGATGACGAGACGTTCTTTGATGTTAATTTGTCATTAAAGCGCAAAGAAATTAATTCGTTAAATTTATGCGCTGCTCTCGTAACGTTCCCTTTGATGACGTGGCAAGTAATAGTTGGTATTTACTGGCAATCATTAAAGTTATGGTTAAGAAAAACACCTTTTTATGATCACCCTAAAACGCATAACACTAAGTAA
- a CDS encoding SAM-dependent methyltransferase encodes MSKSASVRKLTQHLENKASHRRGTLFSKVLKKAVFKQLNHLQYGQLTLTDSGETHHFMGDKSSDLVVEINVLNNEFYWYIALGGSIGAAESYINDYWRTPDLTKVIQLFALNQSVMDSMETGLASFTSPIKKAFHWLNKNTHKGSKSNIVAHYDLGNDFFKLFLDPTMMYSSGIFYQPDNTMEQASANKLERICTRLKLRPEDQVIEIGTGWGGFAMYAAKHYGCHVTTTTISEEQYAYAQQQIDNAGLSNKITLLKQDYRELTGQYDKLVSIEMIEAVGHQYFDTFFSKCSALLKDDGEMLIQAITISDQRFNSAKKDVDFIKRYIFPGSCIPSINAISHSLTKSSDLRMTNMDDFGMHYARTLNEWNKSFKNNIQEVKAQGFSDEFIRMWEYYFSYCEGGFKEQVISVSQLHLVKPMARVPMSLVALET; translated from the coding sequence ATGAGCAAATCAGCATCAGTAAGAAAACTAACACAACACTTAGAAAATAAAGCCTCTCATCGCAGAGGCACTTTGTTTAGCAAGGTGTTGAAAAAAGCTGTATTTAAACAGCTAAATCACCTTCAGTATGGTCAACTAACGTTGACCGACAGTGGGGAAACACACCATTTTATGGGTGATAAAAGCAGTGATTTAGTCGTAGAAATAAACGTTTTAAATAACGAATTTTATTGGTATATCGCTTTAGGCGGTAGCATAGGGGCTGCCGAATCTTATATAAATGATTACTGGCGCACACCTGATCTAACCAAGGTTATTCAGCTATTTGCGTTAAACCAATCTGTTATGGACTCAATGGAGACAGGTTTGGCGAGCTTTACAAGCCCCATTAAAAAAGCATTTCACTGGTTAAACAAGAACACGCATAAGGGAAGTAAAAGTAATATCGTTGCGCACTACGACCTCGGTAATGATTTCTTTAAGCTATTTCTGGATCCAACGATGATGTATTCATCGGGTATTTTTTATCAACCAGATAACACAATGGAGCAAGCCTCGGCCAATAAATTAGAAAGAATTTGTACTCGTTTAAAGTTAAGGCCAGAAGATCAAGTGATTGAAATTGGCACAGGCTGGGGTGGTTTTGCGATGTACGCGGCTAAACACTATGGCTGCCATGTCACCACAACTACAATTTCTGAAGAACAGTACGCCTATGCACAACAACAAATTGACAATGCGGGTTTAAGCAACAAGATTACGCTATTAAAACAAGACTATCGTGAGCTGACAGGGCAGTATGATAAGTTAGTGTCAATAGAAATGATCGAAGCGGTAGGTCATCAATACTTTGACACCTTCTTTTCAAAATGTAGTGCGCTTTTAAAAGACGATGGTGAGATGCTTATTCAAGCCATTACTATTAGTGACCAGCGATTTAATAGCGCAAAAAAAGATGTCGACTTTATAAAGCGCTATATTTTTCCTGGTAGTTGTATACCGTCTATTAACGCGATTAGCCACAGCCTAACTAAATCGAGTGATTTGCGAATGACCAATATGGATGACTTCGGTATGCATTACGCAAGAACGTTAAATGAATGGAACAAATCGTTTAAAAATAATATTCAAGAGGTAAAGGCACAAGGCTTTAGTGATGAGTTCATTAGGATGTGGGAATATTATTTCAGTTATTGCGAAGGTGGATTTAAAGAACAGGTAATTAGTGTATCGCAGTTGCATTTAGTTAAACCTATGGCGCGGGTTCCAATGTCGTTAGTAGCACTGGAGACATAA
- a CDS encoding DUF2878 family protein, whose amino-acid sequence MWQTVLLFQAGWLVLVSCHDSLLYLVSIALILLYLLLDLYKTKQKDYLSYALPKLLMFISGCLADWSLAKLEFIQFAADGPTLPFWLVLLWLLFSITFEQCYRWLSGKLKVAALLGGLFGPASYWAASKLSAVSIQMPVEFTLLSAVFWAVLFVAFIKKRPLAT is encoded by the coding sequence CTGTGGCAAACAGTTTTATTATTTCAGGCTGGTTGGCTAGTCCTCGTTTCATGCCACGACAGTTTGCTTTACTTAGTCTCAATCGCTTTGATTTTGCTTTATTTGCTGCTCGACCTATATAAGACAAAGCAAAAAGACTATTTATCGTACGCCTTGCCGAAGCTTTTAATGTTTATAAGCGGTTGCCTGGCAGATTGGAGTTTAGCCAAACTTGAGTTTATTCAGTTTGCTGCTGATGGCCCGACTCTACCTTTTTGGTTAGTGTTGCTTTGGCTGCTTTTTTCTATTACGTTTGAACAGTGTTACCGCTGGTTAAGCGGTAAGCTAAAGGTTGCCGCTTTATTGGGAGGCTTATTTGGCCCAGCTTCATATTGGGCTGCCAGCAAACTGTCCGCTGTCAGCATACAGATGCCGGTTGAATTTACTCTATTAAGTGCTGTTTTTTGGGCCGTGCTGTTTGTTGCTTTTATTAAAAAAAGACCGCTGGCCACTTAA
- a CDS encoding sirohydrochlorin chelatase, translated as MNALLLVAHGSRRKQSNDEVVHLAEKLKKNCGEQYDIVKPAFLELSDILIPEGIEQCIAEGATSITVLPYFLNSGRHVVEDIPNIINRCTAQHANINISLSPHLGASDLMVDLLISTAVNSTLVSA; from the coding sequence ATGAATGCACTATTACTAGTTGCGCATGGTAGCCGACGCAAACAATCGAATGATGAGGTAGTCCATCTAGCTGAAAAGCTTAAAAAGAACTGCGGTGAACAATACGATATTGTTAAGCCGGCATTTTTGGAGCTAAGCGATATATTGATTCCTGAAGGTATTGAGCAGTGTATTGCAGAGGGTGCAACATCAATTACCGTTTTGCCTTACTTTCTTAATTCTGGTCGGCATGTGGTGGAAGATATACCTAATATTATTAATAGGTGTACAGCTCAGCATGCAAACATCAATATTAGCCTTTCGCCTCACTTAGGCGCTTCTGATTTAATGGTGGATTTATTGATTTCAACCGCGGTTAACTCGACATTAGTGAGCGCTTAA
- a CDS encoding phosphate-starvation-inducible PsiE family protein, whose protein sequence is MSQHDELPTEHHDPLISILHKAIKVAIKILAVLMVLVIFWGVADVFYVMYKQLLAPPFLLLSLSDIFKTFAAFLAVLIAIEIFQNIVLYLRTDVFPLRLVVATAMMAMARKVIIIDFKFVDPMHMFALASIILALGITYYLLGKNHDETVTS, encoded by the coding sequence ATGAGCCAGCATGATGAACTACCTACCGAGCACCACGACCCTTTAATTTCCATTTTGCATAAGGCCATAAAAGTGGCCATAAAAATACTGGCTGTATTAATGGTGCTGGTTATTTTTTGGGGAGTCGCCGATGTTTTTTATGTGATGTATAAGCAACTACTAGCGCCTCCTTTCTTGTTGCTTAGCTTGTCAGATATATTTAAGACCTTCGCTGCTTTTTTAGCGGTTTTAATCGCGATAGAAATTTTCCAAAATATTGTGCTTTACTTAAGGACTGATGTATTTCCGCTAAGGTTAGTCGTCGCAACGGCTATGATGGCAATGGCTAGGAAAGTTATCATTATTGACTTTAAGTTTGTCGACCCTATGCATATGTTTGCTCTAGCGAGTATTATTCTGGCTTTAGGTATCACTTACTACTTGCTAGGAAAGAATCATGATGAGACTGTTACATCATGA
- a CDS encoding lipocalin family protein has product MFRKKTIAYLFFSVVFILSGCVGIPEGVKPVENFQLERYLGTWHEIARLDHSFERGLSKVTADYSLREDGGINVVNRGFSADNNAWQEAQGKAYFVNDADEGHLKVSFFGPFYGSYIVFELDAVGYQYAFISGPDKDYLWLLARTPTVKPEVIDRFISMSKSIGFDTSALIFVHQ; this is encoded by the coding sequence ATGTTTAGAAAAAAAACCATAGCTTATCTTTTTTTCAGTGTTGTTTTTATCCTGTCCGGATGTGTTGGCATACCAGAGGGGGTAAAACCGGTTGAAAATTTTCAGCTTGAACGGTACTTAGGAACATGGCATGAAATTGCGCGGCTAGACCATTCTTTTGAAAGAGGGCTTAGCAAAGTTACCGCAGACTATAGCTTAAGAGAGGACGGTGGTATTAACGTTGTTAACCGTGGGTTTTCAGCCGACAATAATGCTTGGCAAGAAGCCCAAGGTAAAGCTTATTTTGTGAATGACGCCGATGAAGGGCATTTAAAGGTATCATTTTTTGGCCCCTTTTATGGTTCGTATATTGTTTTTGAGTTGGATGCCGTAGGCTATCAATATGCCTTTATATCGGGCCCAGATAAAGACTATTTATGGTTGTTAGCAAGAACCCCTACCGTTAAACCAGAGGTGATAGACCGGTTTATCTCAATGTCAAAATCTATTGGATTCGACACCTCAGCGTTAATTTTCGTTCACCAGTAA
- the phrB gene encoding deoxyribodipyrimidine photo-lyase, which yields MSAQHELVWFRNDLRTIDNPALYHACQSTQPVIAIYIATPQQWHQHDDAAVKLDFWHRNLVQLEKELAELNIELHFFQHDNYQQIPDLIATICQQWAVNQVHVNAELAVNESQRDANVIERCQDIGVAYQEHHDQLLLPPASIRTKTGTPYKVFTAFSTQARQRLATPPSLYPVPNPCKKISDNVTKRLKEQCQLADIPWPTVSNKIQTFWPAGQQEALTRLTEFCQQPIQHYKTDRDTPSLAGTSRLSPYLASGILSAAQCWHATLHCEMSDGVHIWQNELLWREFYKHTLIDFPQVSKHKPLKLQTEQIEWRHDKEQLAAWQNGKTGIPIVDAAMRQLLTRGWMHNRLRMIVAMFLTKHLLIDWRLGERWFMQHLIDGDLSANNGGWQWCASTGSDSVPYFRIFNPVTQSQRFDPKGAFIRHYLPELAHLSDKDIHLPSAKNRPENYPSPIVDLKRGRLRALSAFKGV from the coding sequence ATGTCGGCACAGCATGAATTAGTTTGGTTTCGTAATGATTTGCGCACCATTGATAACCCTGCGCTTTACCATGCTTGCCAATCGACACAGCCGGTTATTGCAATATATATTGCCACACCACAACAATGGCATCAGCATGATGATGCTGCGGTAAAACTGGACTTTTGGCACCGCAATCTCGTTCAACTTGAAAAAGAGTTAGCTGAGCTAAATATTGAATTGCACTTTTTTCAGCATGATAACTACCAGCAAATTCCTGATTTAATCGCCACTATTTGTCAGCAGTGGGCTGTAAATCAAGTGCACGTTAACGCGGAGCTGGCCGTTAACGAAAGTCAAAGAGATGCAAACGTTATTGAACGATGCCAAGACATTGGCGTGGCCTATCAAGAGCATCACGACCAATTGCTGCTTCCACCAGCAAGTATACGGACTAAAACCGGCACGCCGTATAAAGTATTTACAGCGTTTTCAACACAAGCTCGGCAGCGGCTTGCGACCCCGCCTAGCCTCTACCCTGTACCTAATCCTTGCAAAAAAATAAGCGACAACGTAACGAAGAGATTGAAAGAGCAGTGTCAACTTGCAGACATACCCTGGCCAACGGTTTCAAACAAAATACAAACCTTTTGGCCTGCCGGTCAACAGGAAGCCTTAACTCGATTGACTGAATTTTGTCAGCAGCCTATTCAACACTACAAAACCGATAGGGATACGCCATCGTTAGCTGGCACCAGCCGACTTTCGCCGTATCTAGCCAGTGGAATACTCTCCGCTGCACAATGTTGGCACGCAACCTTGCATTGTGAAATGAGTGATGGCGTACATATTTGGCAAAACGAATTGCTGTGGCGTGAATTTTATAAACACACACTGATTGATTTTCCGCAAGTGTCTAAACATAAGCCCTTGAAGCTGCAAACAGAGCAGATTGAATGGCGACATGATAAAGAGCAATTAGCGGCATGGCAGAACGGTAAAACGGGAATCCCCATTGTTGATGCAGCCATGCGGCAGCTATTAACAAGGGGGTGGATGCATAACCGTTTGCGGATGATAGTGGCTATGTTTTTAACGAAACATTTATTGATAGACTGGCGCTTAGGTGAGCGTTGGTTTATGCAACATTTAATTGATGGTGATCTGTCGGCAAACAATGGGGGCTGGCAATGGTGTGCCTCAACAGGCTCTGATTCGGTGCCTTACTTTAGAATTTTTAATCCAGTCACTCAATCGCAACGGTTTGATCCAAAGGGTGCTTTTATTCGCCATTACCTGCCAGAGCTGGCACACTTATCAGATAAAGACATTCATTTACCCAGCGCCAAGAATAGACCGGAGAATTACCCTAGCCCGATTGTTGATTTAAAGCGGGGTCGCTTAAGAGCGCTGTCTGCTTTTAAAGGTGTATAG
- a CDS encoding MerR family transcriptional regulator, which translates to MLSEKTYTIGDVSQQTGVASVTLRAWERRYGLIKPQRTAKGHRVYNQGNIQDIQHILSWLNRGVAISKVATLLASGKSYAAAEPVAEQWLVEQNKLLSSITELNKHGVNQMLDRLNKSVPFTTLCEYVYHPLQVTLVQRWQLQPLGYQLEQQLWQQSWQRQMLIMTLRTEKQKPQGHCYLASLDLDGTSLGYYLLHSLLLQSGLRVNAFGKVEDLAGLTRLHNNAEWPLIVYADQRLEQTAFKPLAKLGTLWKDDIICLGLASDIHHEQLTSLGIACVGGHSSNAWQSAAIKTWLEKTKR; encoded by the coding sequence ATGCTATCTGAAAAAACGTATACGATTGGTGATGTTAGCCAACAAACCGGGGTGGCCTCGGTCACCTTGCGCGCATGGGAGCGGCGTTATGGCTTAATTAAGCCACAAAGAACAGCGAAGGGCCATCGTGTGTATAACCAAGGCAATATTCAGGATATTCAACACATATTGTCGTGGCTAAACCGTGGTGTAGCGATCAGCAAGGTGGCTACTTTGCTTGCCAGCGGTAAGTCATATGCTGCGGCTGAGCCGGTTGCTGAACAATGGTTAGTGGAGCAAAATAAATTGTTGTCGAGCATCACAGAGCTTAACAAGCATGGTGTAAACCAGATGCTGGACCGATTAAACAAATCTGTGCCGTTTACTACACTCTGTGAATACGTCTACCACCCTTTGCAGGTAACATTAGTCCAGCGCTGGCAACTGCAACCACTGGGCTATCAGCTGGAACAACAGCTATGGCAACAAAGTTGGCAACGGCAAATGCTAATAATGACCTTGCGTACAGAAAAACAAAAACCACAAGGACATTGCTATCTAGCAAGCCTAGACCTTGATGGGACATCATTGGGTTATTATTTGCTGCATAGCCTGCTTTTGCAAAGCGGCCTTCGTGTTAATGCCTTTGGTAAAGTTGAAGATTTAGCGGGTTTAACACGCTTACATAATAATGCTGAATGGCCATTAATAGTATATGCAGATCAACGCCTAGAGCAAACAGCATTTAAGCCGTTAGCTAAACTTGGCACACTGTGGAAAGACGATATTATCTGCCTTGGCTTGGCATCGGATATTCACCATGAGCAATTAACTAGCCTAGGTATTGCCTGTGTAGGCGGCCATAGCAGTAACGCTTGGCAATCCGCTGCGATAAAAACTTGGCTAGAAAAAACAAAACGCTAA
- a CDS encoding YbgA family protein, protein MKIKVGISSCLLGNEVRFDGGHKHSRLCTDSLSRYFEFVPECPEVASGMSIPRKPIRLIGDVQSPKVVAVHDNSVDYTDQLKTYSEHKAQQLDELCGYVFMQKSPSCGVFRVKVYQEGGYPAAEPGRGVYAKAVMEAKPLLPVEESGRLEDAVLRESFITRVYAYHNWQQLKKQGLSYQGILKFHASYKYCLMARTPTHYVELGRLLADAGKHDIDDLAEHYFSLLMENLSVLATRKTHTNVLMHLQGYLKKVLSAKEKQELGKLIEQYRTNQVPLIVPITLLKHHFNNHPDPYIEKQAYLQPYPDDLSLRNAI, encoded by the coding sequence ATGAAAATAAAAGTAGGAATTAGCAGTTGCTTGCTGGGTAATGAGGTACGTTTTGACGGCGGTCATAAGCATTCTCGTCTTTGTACCGATAGTCTCTCTCGCTATTTTGAGTTTGTACCTGAATGCCCTGAAGTGGCCAGCGGCATGTCTATTCCTAGAAAACCCATCCGCCTTATTGGCGACGTACAGTCGCCTAAGGTGGTGGCTGTTCACGATAATAGCGTAGATTACACCGATCAGCTGAAGACATATAGTGAACATAAAGCGCAACAGCTAGATGAATTATGCGGTTATGTATTTATGCAAAAGTCACCTAGTTGTGGGGTGTTTCGGGTCAAAGTCTATCAAGAAGGTGGTTATCCTGCGGCTGAACCCGGTCGTGGGGTTTATGCTAAAGCCGTTATGGAGGCTAAGCCATTATTACCCGTTGAAGAGTCTGGCCGATTAGAAGATGCGGTGCTCAGGGAAAGCTTTATCACGCGGGTTTATGCTTATCACAATTGGCAACAACTAAAGAAACAAGGGCTTAGTTATCAAGGCATTCTTAAATTTCACGCGAGTTATAAGTATTGCTTAATGGCGCGTACCCCCACGCATTATGTTGAGCTTGGTCGATTATTGGCCGATGCGGGTAAGCACGATATTGATGACTTGGCTGAGCACTATTTTAGTTTGTTAATGGAAAATTTAAGCGTTCTTGCCACCCGTAAAACGCATACCAATGTGTTAATGCACTTACAGGGTTATTTGAAAAAAGTGTTATCCGCTAAAGAGAAACAAGAGCTAGGTAAGCTTATTGAACAATATCGTACTAATCAGGTGCCGCTCATTGTGCCCATTACCTTGCTGAAGCATCATTTTAACAACCACCCCGACCCCTACATTGAAAAACAGGCATATTTGCAACCTTACCCAGACGATTTGAGTTTACGTAATGCTATCTGA
- a CDS encoding TIGR01777 family oxidoreductase produces the protein MKHVLITGGTGLIGSALCKLLLSQQHQVTVLSRQPDTVPAKCGQHVKGIQSLSDISDETPIDWVFNLAGEPIADKPWTKKRKALLEASRIELTQQLVDWIAQRKTTPDCLISGSAVGWYGNGKDTVLTEHSNFVDEYTHQLCDAWEQQALRAKAFGVRVCTIRTGLVLAPTGGFLHKMLLPFKLGLGGKLGSGQQYMPWVHINDMVRLLAFLANNEQAQGPFNACSANPARNNEFTKTLAQTLHRYAFIPIPAWLLKGVLGEMSGLLLTGQRAIPEKAHAMGFNFAYSDLQTALTDILQTKH, from the coding sequence ATGAAACATGTTCTTATAACTGGTGGTACAGGCTTAATTGGCTCGGCTTTGTGTAAATTATTGCTAAGCCAGCAGCATCAGGTCACCGTGCTTAGTCGGCAGCCCGACACAGTGCCCGCTAAATGCGGCCAACATGTTAAAGGCATTCAGTCGTTAAGCGATATTAGTGATGAGACACCGATTGATTGGGTTTTCAATTTGGCAGGCGAACCCATTGCCGATAAGCCATGGACAAAAAAACGCAAGGCGTTGCTGGAAGCAAGCCGAATTGAGCTAACGCAACAGCTTGTTGACTGGATCGCCCAGCGCAAAACCACGCCAGACTGTTTAATCAGTGGTTCGGCCGTTGGCTGGTATGGCAATGGCAAAGACACAGTGTTAACAGAGCACAGTAATTTTGTGGATGAATACACCCACCAATTGTGTGATGCATGGGAGCAACAAGCACTGCGCGCCAAAGCATTTGGTGTACGCGTGTGCACTATACGAACCGGCTTAGTGTTAGCACCAACGGGAGGCTTTTTACATAAAATGCTGCTGCCCTTCAAATTAGGCCTTGGGGGAAAGCTCGGCTCTGGTCAACAATACATGCCTTGGGTGCATATTAACGATATGGTACGCTTGCTGGCGTTCCTTGCTAATAACGAGCAAGCTCAAGGGCCATTTAATGCGTGCTCTGCTAACCCAGCACGTAACAATGAATTTACCAAAACCTTAGCGCAGACCCTACATCGTTATGCGTTTATTCCAATCCCTGCTTGGTTACTTAAGGGCGTATTAGGTGAAATGTCTGGCTTATTATTAACAGGGCAACGAGCCATTCCCGAGAAAGCTCATGCAATGGGTTTTAACTTTGCTTATTCTGATTTACAAACAGCGTTAACAGATATTTTACAAACCAAACACTAA
- the hemH gene encoding ferrochelatase has translation MTNKAVLLANLGSPDNTETASVRRYLNQFLMDPHVIQLPWLLRRMIVSLFVLPTRPKASAEAYKSVWMNESSPLIVLSERLKNALQSQLDMPVAMAMRYGKPSIETELLALSQQAGIEEVLYIPLYPHFADSTVTTSIEEAERVIKEHNLNIKLNVVAPFYDQPDYINALVHSAQPYLEQAYDHIVFSYHGLPESHITKRDPTGQHCLQSADCCQRPSEAHKTCYRHQVMRTTQCFVEQAQIGPEKYSVSFQSRLGRAKWLAPNTEDRLRELAQSGVKKVLVICPAFVTDCLETLEEIAIRADEVFKEAGGGELQLIPCLNDHPAWVNTLGAWCEAKEG, from the coding sequence ATGACAAACAAAGCAGTATTATTGGCTAACCTAGGATCACCAGACAATACCGAAACAGCCTCAGTCCGGCGCTATTTAAATCAATTTCTAATGGACCCCCACGTGATTCAGTTACCGTGGTTATTGCGCCGAATGATTGTTAGCCTGTTTGTATTGCCAACGCGGCCAAAAGCTTCTGCTGAAGCTTATAAAAGTGTCTGGATGAATGAAAGTTCGCCGTTGATTGTTTTATCAGAGCGGCTTAAAAACGCATTGCAATCTCAATTAGATATGCCTGTTGCAATGGCCATGCGCTATGGTAAGCCCAGCATTGAAACGGAATTATTAGCGCTCAGTCAACAAGCCGGTATAGAAGAAGTTTTGTATATCCCACTGTATCCACATTTTGCCGATAGTACCGTCACCACTTCTATTGAAGAAGCCGAGCGAGTTATTAAAGAACACAATCTAAACATCAAGCTTAACGTTGTTGCGCCGTTTTATGACCAACCTGATTATATTAATGCCTTAGTACACAGCGCCCAGCCCTATTTAGAGCAAGCCTACGATCATATCGTTTTTAGTTATCACGGCCTACCCGAATCGCATATTACAAAACGTGACCCAACGGGCCAACATTGCCTGCAAAGTGCAGACTGTTGCCAGCGCCCAAGCGAAGCGCATAAAACCTGTTATCGCCACCAAGTGATGCGCACCACGCAATGTTTTGTAGAACAGGCGCAGATAGGGCCAGAAAAATACTCGGTTAGTTTTCAGTCTCGGCTTGGCCGCGCTAAATGGTTAGCACCTAATACAGAAGACCGCTTGCGTGAACTGGCCCAATCAGGCGTTAAAAAAGTGTTGGTGATTTGCCCCGCTTTTGTCACAGACTGTTTAGAAACACTTGAAGAAATAGCCATTCGTGCAGACGAGGTGTTTAAGGAAGCAGGGGGGGGCGAGTTACAGTTAATTCCGTGTCTTAATGATCACCCTGCATGGGTTAATACGCTAGGGGCGTGGTGCGAAGCGAAGGAAGGATAA
- a CDS encoding NAD-dependent succinate-semialdehyde dehydrogenase, whose product MHIENRKLFKQHAFINGQWVDSTDHQRLAVYNPANNELIGHVPLLTAKQTQDAILCAQSAWEKWQKRPAKDRSSILRKWYELIIDNQEDLATIMTTEQGKPINEARGEILYGASFVEWFAEEAKRVYGDTIPAPSNDKRIIVIKQAIGVVAAITPWNFPNAMITRKCAPALAAGCPVIIKPASETPFSALALAELADQAGIPPGVLNVVTGQASTIGEELTSSPIVRKLSFTGSTEVGKTLMRQCADTIKKISLELGGNAPFIVFDDADLDAAIEGLMASKFRNTGQTCICANRIFVQDSIYDEFAEKLTATVRQLTVANGIEPTAEQGPLINTAALDKVKEHVDNAVQLGASVLTGGESHELGGLFFQPTVLSNVSPAMKITHEETFGPVAPLYRFTTDQQAIELANDTPFGLAAYFYSQNIKRVWQVAESLEVGIIGINAGIISSEVAPFGGVKESGIGREGSKYGIDEFVEIKYLCLGNM is encoded by the coding sequence ATGCACATTGAAAATAGAAAGCTTTTCAAACAACACGCGTTTATCAACGGGCAATGGGTAGATAGTACTGACCACCAAAGGCTTGCTGTTTATAACCCAGCAAATAATGAGCTTATAGGCCATGTCCCTTTGCTTACTGCAAAACAAACTCAAGACGCTATCTTATGCGCTCAATCTGCATGGGAAAAATGGCAAAAACGCCCCGCCAAAGACCGCTCTAGTATTCTAAGAAAATGGTATGAATTAATTATCGACAATCAAGAAGACCTTGCTACCATAATGACAACAGAGCAAGGCAAGCCTATCAACGAAGCACGTGGAGAAATATTATACGGAGCTAGTTTTGTTGAGTGGTTTGCTGAAGAAGCAAAACGAGTATACGGCGACACCATTCCCGCCCCCAGTAATGATAAAAGAATCATCGTCATCAAGCAGGCTATTGGCGTTGTTGCAGCGATCACACCTTGGAATTTCCCAAATGCGATGATCACACGTAAATGCGCACCGGCTCTAGCAGCTGGTTGCCCCGTTATCATTAAACCAGCATCGGAAACGCCCTTTTCTGCACTCGCGCTGGCTGAATTAGCCGATCAAGCTGGAATACCACCTGGCGTGCTCAATGTCGTCACCGGACAAGCCAGCACCATCGGTGAAGAACTAACATCAAGCCCCATCGTACGTAAACTCTCATTCACGGGCTCTACAGAGGTTGGCAAAACCTTAATGCGCCAATGCGCAGATACGATCAAAAAAATAAGCCTTGAATTAGGTGGAAATGCACCCTTTATTGTCTTTGATGATGCCGACCTAGATGCCGCTATTGAAGGCCTGATGGCCAGTAAATTTAGGAACACAGGGCAAACCTGTATCTGTGCAAATCGAATATTTGTTCAAGACAGTATTTATGATGAGTTTGCCGAAAAGCTAACTGCAACAGTGCGTCAACTCACTGTTGCAAATGGTATTGAGCCGACCGCAGAGCAAGGACCTCTGATTAACACCGCAGCACTTGATAAAGTTAAAGAACACGTTGATAACGCCGTTCAATTAGGCGCTTCTGTGCTAACCGGTGGAGAGTCGCATGAATTAGGCGGGCTCTTTTTTCAACCCACGGTATTAAGCAATGTCTCTCCGGCGATGAAAATCACTCATGAAGAAACATTTGGTCCCGTTGCCCCGCTCTATCGCTTTACAACAGACCAGCAAGCCATTGAGCTTGCTAACGATACACCTTTTGGCTTAGCCGCTTATTTTTACTCACAAAACATTAAGCGTGTGTGGCAAGTTGCTGAATCGCTTGAAGTAGGTATTATTGGCATCAATGCGGGCATTATTTCATCAGAAGTCGCGCCATTTGGAGGCGTTAAAGAGTCTGGTATTGGCCGCGAAGGCTCTAAATATGGTATCGATGAGTTTGTAGAAATCAAGTATTTATGCCTAGGCAACATGTAA